The stretch of DNA TATAAAGTGTTGTGTACTCATGAGTCCAAGAGTCCAACAGTTTGGCAACAGGTGACTTTGTGAAAATTGATGGCATCATTGATAAGTATACCACAACATTTTGGTGAGGCACAGAGTACCATCTGGGAGTCGTCTTATTGGGCCTGGATTTATTTTCACCATGACCATGACAATGACCCTAAACATTCTTCTTGAAAATGATGGATTGGTCCCCTCAAAGTCCGCACCTCAACCCCATCGGGCAAATTTGGGGcaagtttgaaaataaacagGACAGATCTATTGTCCATTCAAAGGAAAGCCTTTGGCTTGAGTTGCAGAAGGCATGGGAAAACATTAGTGTTGAAGTTCTCAGGAAATATACTGACACTATGCCAGAGAGATGTGCTGCTGTAATTGCTGCAAAAGGTggacattacaaatatttaagtttaaattaaattaaaaaaaacagtacgactcacttttaacaatacagattgtgtcaaagcacttaacagtatcaaattggaggatagagtgtcagtaaagtataatgataagattaaaaaaaactcagttttctcaattttcagttaaaggcatttcattagcTTTACAGCGGATCGCAGACTTATAaatgcattaccgccacctatatctcaaatggaccattgacactcgTAATTGAGATTGTAGATAGTGTCAATGGTCCTTTTGAGAGAGAGGTAAAAAAcgataaatactgttcagtttcttgtcTTCGTTTtgtgtctttagacctcaatgtatcgtcacgagctgcagggtttaatttggttttgtctgtgtatgtttgttttttttctttctctcaaagccgtgagactgacattatatgactgacagactgcaacagtttgagttaaaaatcttcgtttgtgttctactgaagaaacaaagtcgcctggatgcccttggggtaagcaaataaacatcaaattttcatttttgggtgaaatatctcTTTAAGTAATTTTGAAGCCCCCCTGGACTCACTGATCAaggttaattttaatttataaaggctgatattttttttataagtagttcattgttagtttgtgGCATCTAAGTCAATAATTTAAACCAAGAATGTTTCTTTAAGCTCACCTTGTCATCGTCTCAGTGGGAAAAAATTGTAGTTCATTGTTATCCAGGCTCAAACGTGTAAGAGTGAAGAGGCCAGCAAATGCTTCTGTTGCCAGATAATTGAGAGAATTGTGACTGAGACGTAGCCATTTGATGTTCTGCAAACCCTGAAATGCCATGTTCGGTATATACACCAATTggttgtgtgtgagtgagaggaGGTTGAGAAAGCCAAGCTGTGAAAAAGCTCCAGGCTGGATCTCCTCCACTCTGTTTCGGTCAACAATTAGCTGCTTCAGTGATGAAAGCCCATCAAATGACTCCTAGTTTATTAGGAGAGAAAATTATGAGATGCATGCAAAGATTGTCCAGGATTACAACTATAACTTTAGACCAATCCTTCGTGTCTTGCTATTCTCACCTGGTACAGGATCTCAATCTTGTTGTTGGCCAGGTTGAGCAAGACCAACCGGCCGAGTCTGCGGAAAGCCCCTTCCCGCACCCTTCGGATATTGCTGTTCTGCAGCGACAGGTGGGTGAGGTAAGGGGTGTGTGTGAATGCCCCTGTAAGAAGCTCCTGCATGTCATTTCCTCTCAGGTCGAGTTTCACTGTTATCTTGGAGATATAGAGAGGGCAGCATAAAAGCAATgcaaatattacataattttatagAAATTCAGTAAAACTAAGGCCATAGTGATCAGGGTGGTGCACAGATTACCTCATCAATGGTAGGCGGCACCTCGGTGAGATTCTTGTTGACACAAGCAACCGTGAGCTGGATGTTGTCACAGATGCAGAATTTGGGGCATTTGCCTGACTGCACAGTATGGAACTTCAGGGCAAGTAACATTATAACCGACAACATGGGAAGGCTAAACATTTTGATCTTTCTGCGTAAAACAAAAGGTAACACCAAGCAAAAACTTAATTTACCTTATTCAGGTTACTTtgtaaggaaaaaaaacaaaacagcaagcTTAATTAAGTTTGCCAACGCTGCAGGATTTGAGGATTTAGTGTTGAGCTCTGCTGGTATGTTTGAACTGGCTGGATTGAAGGCATTCACATAATTTATGGTTGAATGCAACTCCTTCTTTGCCTCACAACTGAATGTCAAAACAGGCACTTCAGGAGCAGACTCCTGTGAAATCTGAAATTTAAATCCTCTTATAATAGCtatatttctacatttattcatccaaactaAAAAAACAGGTGCAAACACGTTATGATAATAACACTGGGATACAGTAAAATAAGTGTCAGCTTTATAACAAAGCTAGATCTAACCAAATAAGTGAGCCGTTGAAAAGggtattttaatacattttgaaggggcaagttgtttaaaatgttatgaattcGATTAAATCAATTTATTGATCAGATTTGTCGTCCAAAACAATGTTCTGGTATTTATGTAAAGTCTGCTTCTTCAATAATggctttgttttggtttttacattttaatagactgtTTGATGGCAGGTTGCCCCATACTGTGACTATATGCCCTGCTATTGAGTATGAACAGTTTATTTTACAATGTGTAATAGGCTACATGCTTATTCAgcatttgaaattgtaaaaaggAATAAAACATTCAATAACTCACTCTAAAAACGCAATAAAAATCTTCAAATGTTCCTCACCTTCTGTAGGAATAAATATGAGACTCTCTCACGGTCTTCATCAATTTCCGTCGAATGAGGCTCAGTTTATGGAATCGCTCCGTCATAAACAAAATacttacaaaatataatttcgaACAAATGCGGAGAAAATCATTACGTGAAAAGAATTTTAAAACTCTGCTTCTTACGGGGCAGCGAAACCGAAGCAGCCGAAAAATGATTTTCTAACTGCGAAATATGTTCGTTGAGTCCCATGAGACTTCAGACCACGGCTCTGCAGCACACAAAGACGCGCACTGTTCTCAGTCTGGCCATCAGTCTCTCATAAATAAACCACTGGAGGAGAGAAGGTTCCCTGCAAGTGGTTCAACACCTATATTCTTTTCAGagtcaaaatactgagaaaatcgcccgTCAGGTTTGCTGGACCGCTCAAGGCGTGTCACTCAGGCGTTTGCTGACAGCGCCATGGAGTGAGACCTGAACTACAGGACTTTATAACTGCATgcaaaactgctttaaatttgaaaatggtGAATATTACACTGAAACACAGACAACATGATTTTTCTCCCAAGAACAGAAAACTGTTTAATATCAACAAAATGGAATGTTGCAAATATAACAATATTCAGTGCATACCAGTTGTAGTACTAAATAGCCTACTAACGTCCAAACATTTTTTCCACTTCATTATCACTGCCTTCTTCATTTCAATCCAAAGACTCAAAGGTTTATACTACCTGATTTTGGTTTTAATTGCACCATCAATATCTCACAATATGGCACATCTATAATAAAAGAGTGAACATGCTCATGGCTCCATGTCAATGTGACAGTTTAAGGATTGACAATTGTTCAGAAATATCAGTTATAACATTACAATCATTTAAGGTTTAAGCGATAATTAAGCCCTAATTATCATCCAGtgccttttttttccctttccatgtataaaaatagaagcaatatttctaaaaagagaagaaaagaacAACACTCTTATTCAAAGCCAACTGTCTACAGTTGATCTGTAAGGAAATTCGGTTTGGGTTAATTGTCATGAGGCACTAGTCGTCACTGTACTTTGCCAACCTTTTACCAAAATGGATCCAGAATTGACTGAACTTAGATAAACTAGATCAATAGTTTACAGAGTTTCGTGTATTTGtgtacttttgttttgtttttttgttttaaatttgacCCGTATTAAGTAATTTCAGTGGCTCTATAATGAGTAATGAGGGTTAAGAACTAAGCAATGGTTCTTTTCACCAACGTGGTCTTGAGAGCATCTCTGGCATTGCAGCAGGATTCTAAGACTTTACCATttctggaaaacaaacaaatacatatatgcAATGTCTTAAGATCGTTATAGTAcacagaaaaaaggtacaaaactgtCAATAGGGTGGTAACCTTTTCCAAAGATACTGATATGTACCATTTTAAAAGCTAACATTTAGGGGTAAAAGAGGTAcaaagatgtatttttttagCTATTGTACCTTAAGGTAATATCCTTAAGCAGCAGTGATACTGTAGCTTTCTACCTTTTATTCTGAGTGcatacagtgccgtgaaaaggtttttgcccccttcctgtttttttattttttgcatacgtgtcacacttaaaagattcagatcatcaaacaaattttaatattacacaaggataaagtaaatacaaaatgatgatttcatttattaagggaaaaaagctgtccaaacctacctggccctacatgaaaaattaattgccccctcctgttaaatcattaAAGAACAGtgattaaacattattttagaaagtgGAGtaaaatttcactagccaaacccaggcctgattactgccagacctgttgaatcaagaaatcacttaaatagaacctgtctgacaaagtgaagcatgcttaaagagcaacacatcatgccgcgatcttaagaaattcaagaacagatgagaaacaaaacagTTGACATgaaatgcttgttttgtttactgTGTGGAGACGTGCTGAAATCGCATTTGGTCTCCCTTGTCAGTGTCTGTGCTTGCTTGGCCATTTGTTGTGATTAACAGGAAAGTGTGTTCAGCTGAACTGGATTAGTATTTTGTTAGACGGATATAAAAAAGCTTAGTTTACCGTGGCAGCCGTTGTGTGAAGGCCTCCTCGCGTGAAGACCGAAGAGTGTAAAGGCCATCGACTCTACCGTGCGACTCCAGGGCAGGGAAACCGACAAGGAATATAATAAATTATCGCTTTTTATTTCTCCTCTTTCCTACTActtgtttcagtttttataaaCATTCCTTACTATGTGTAAGTaagttgttgctgttttttttagcatATGTGTTTGGcacagtgttattttttaggattactgataaactaatgcagtttgatttgtatttatctattttagttacagttgttgtcattttattagtttttttttattatgtctgCATAGGTTTTTgattaagttttatttaatgagttattttagtacttcaacatactaaatggaaatgaaattatatatatatatatatatatagaatttatttatatatatacacgtatgTATGTTTGTGGCTGTACATATacttagttttttatttttttggtgtttgGCTTAGTGTTATGTTTGAATCATTATTATACTCATACCTTTTGTTGttaagctttattttttgttttcatataaATGTGTAGTTTTGAAATGTTGTATGCATgtgtcaattttatttaatgtcttcattttcttaaatgtgtgtatatatagtatttatagagtttgaacttttagttttagttgctttttcttatttgtaagtcgctttagaTAAatgcgtctgctaaatgactttaAGTAAGTAAAAAGTATCAGTCTGGAATatggttataaagccatttttaaggctttgggactccagcgaaccatggtcagagccattatccacaaatgatGAAAACTTGTAAtggtggtgaaccttcccaggagcgaccggcctaccaaaattactccaagagcacaaagacgactcatccaggaggtaaaaaaaaaattacccagaattaaggtcagtgttcatgattcaacaataagagactgggcaaaaacagcatacatgggagagttccaaggcaaaagccattgctgaccaaaaagaacacaaaggctcgtctcacatttgccaaaaaatatcttgattatcctcaagacttttgggcaaatattctgtggactgatgcaacaaaagttgaactttttggaaggtgtgtgtcccgttacatctggcgtaaaaccaacacagcatttcataaaaagaacatcataccaacagtcaaacatggtggtggtagtgtgatggtctgaggctgctttgcagcttcagaacttggatgacttgccataattgatggaatcATGAATTTTGCGCACTaccagaaaatcctgaaggtgAATGTCTGGttgtcagtttgtgacctcaagtgcacttgggttatgcagcaggacaatgatcccaaacacaccagtaagtccacctctgaatgtctcaagaaaaacaaaattaaggttttggagtggacaagtcaaagtccagacttaaatccaattgagatgctgtggcatgaccttaaacagtccattcatgctggaaaaccctccaatgaggctgaattaaaacagttCTGCAAAGAAGAATaagccaaaattcctccacagcaatgtgaaagactcattgccagttatcgctgcaaagggtggcacaaccagttattagatttagggggcaattactttttcatgtagggccaggcaggtttggacagcttttttccctttataaatgaaatcattatttcaaaactgcattttgtatttactcgggttatctttgtgtaatacaaaaatttgtttgatctgaatcattcaagtgtgacaaatctgcaaaaaaacaaaacagggaggggcttgcttttttttttttttttttttttcacaccactgtaggTGGTcatgaaaaatcaataaaactagatatacattatattttgaaCACAAACTAACCGTGACACAAATTCTTCCAGAACTCCAGCCTGATCTGCTGGGAAAAACTCCTGTGCAGCTGCATGCTCCAAAGCAAGTAAGTGTCCAGGCAGTACAGCTACCTTCTTTATCTTCTTATCTTCACTCTGTAAAAGCAAGCCGCAGTAATGAACAACACTGACAAAATGCGGGGAAATGAAATACAAACTGAACTgaacatcacatcacatcaagTACCGTATAGTACCTTTAAAAGTCCCAGGTTCACTATCAGTGACAAGAGAAAACTATAAGATTGAGAGTGGGAGTTGGAAAAGGCTTTCCTCAACAGGGCATCTGGGCAAGAAGATGAACAGCTGATTagtcacaggtttggaacaacatgagggtgagtaaatgacaattttcatatTGGGGTGAACTGTCCGTTTAAATGTTCACTTAAATGCTAGTAAGAACGTTACTCATACCAGTGCTCTCAAAAATAGCTTGCTTTACTTCTGTCTCATCTTTGTATACTGATGAAATCTTGAGAAAAACTTCGGACACCTTACTAGCATCTGAGACGTCAAcctaaaaaaagaggaaatgatTTCATGGGGTTGGAGAACAAGTTAAACCATCCTGATGTACAGCTGGACCTTATAAATCAACACTGTACCTGCTGCTCAATGAGCTGGATTCTTTTGGCCCCAAGGGAGATCAGTTTCTCAGCTGATGGGGAGATGAGGAAGGACGTGAGCTCAGAACCGCAGTGAGGCTCCTCCTGTGGCGAAATGACAATGCAGGTAAACTCCAAATTGTTCATCTGATGTAAAATAGAAACACATGTTTAGCAGTCCATTCAGGCATGTGGGCGTTTGCTTGGATCACCTTTTCTTCAATGACATCTTTTGTTCCATTGACACCATTTTTCTCTGTATCCTCTtcatcttcctcctcttcttcatcatcatcttcctcttcctcatcttcctcatcatcactatcatcatcatcttcaggCTCTCCTTCATCATCACTGCATTAAGCACATCTTTTATTAATCTagttgtaaaagtatttaaaatacaggaaaatattattttgcattttatttatacaagAAACAACCAATACAACCCAGATAAATACCTGAGCGAGCCCAGCAGATGTTCCATGTCCATGCTCTCCATCACTTCCCTAAGAGCCTCACAGCCTTCCTCTCCAAAGCAATTTCCTAAACAAGCAACCAGAAAAGATCAAATTAACACAGAATAACAACTTTAACAGCAAACTGAATTCAACGGAACGGAagcactatttaaaaaaaaaaaaaaagctgtcacGCAGCTTTTAGGAGGTGGTCTAAGGTTGCTGGCGATGGAACTGTGGCAGAAGTCTAACTCCAGTCCACGCTTGTTCAGAAAGATACGCAtgtgaattaaagtattaaataaatgttaataaagcGTAGGACTGCAAAACGAtcaatcgcattcaaaataaaagtttgtttagatactatgtgtgtgcactgtgcACGGTGTATATTTACTATGTGCATGGGCGACAAGCAAAAGCAATTAAAGATCTGGCAAACTATCTAACgtgtttttgcagtgttgagAAATGTAGCCAATCAAAGACATATCTGTTGAATTCTTcaacgcaatggccaatcagaaatGTTCGAGTTTCCAGATTTCACTCACCGCTGAAAGAGCTGAAGTGCagacgatgtaaataagagatttgtGTAGTTTAGAGAGCTCGATTATAACCGAACTTTATTAGATCGTGATGAACTTTGAGTGATGCTTTTAGAGATAATAAAGGGAGCACGCTTTGTGTGTTTTCTATGATATAATTCATTCGGAATTCAAaagaaacttaaattttttgGATGCATACATGCTACAAAGTTTCGGGAATGATTCTGGATTAATACTTTGCTGGAAGTTTGGCCAGCGATCCTGGCCAAACTTCCAGGTCATCAACTGACACTTAAACACGAAGCATGGCCATTCAAATCAGCAGCAAGAGTCAGAGTTTCTCAGTTTAGTAAACGCAGGCAACCTCTTTAAGTTATTCTTCACTGCACTTTATTGACAATGCGTCGCAATATAGTAGCGCATTGTTTTGATGCATAGGCTACATCCGAAATGTCGCCCATGActgtgtataaatatacatacatgtatatattaaggaaaatgttagattcatatatatatatatatatatattttatacatacaaatgttttttttttaaatatatacatgtgtgtacacacacagtatgtaaacaaactCTTATTTTGAACGTGATTAATCACGTTGAATCATTTTGCAGCCTTAATAAAGTGTACTTTTATTAATGAAGTATGCAATTATTGCATATTAATCACAAAGTTAATCATggtcaatttaaaatatcaaagctACCAATTTCTGTTAATAAAAAGTTTGAAAGCAAGCAGCTTGTCAATTACGACAGAAATACATAAAACCTTATATGGGGAGCCTTTAAATATTGTGCTGGACAACAAGAGGCCTATGAGTCAAAaaggttgaatttatttattttttattaaatcactgGTCTAACGCATTTACGATTCTCAATCTTTCAGTctaattttgatcatttttgcaGAATGTTTCAGTACAGTATAATTTATAAAGGAGGCTTTTTTTAAAGACAGGGCACCAGTAGTGGATTGAttagggagggagggagggaaggCATACTTGTATAGTAATAAAATGCTGTGAcaacaaaatgttattattttaccATTGAGGTCCAGTTTCTCCAGATCAGCTTTGCCCTGAACAGCCTTTGCAACTACCACAGCTGCAGCCTCACAAATCTCTCCAAATGACAAATTCAGctcctaaacaaaacaaatattttagaatgCTCACAGTATCTACAAACATTGAATggaagagtttgtgtgtgtcagcTAGATTCAATGCTGGTATCATGCATCAACTAACCCTGAGGAATGGCAGTCCCTCTCTAAGGGTCCCTGCTATAGCAATCGCACCTTCTGAGCGAACCAAACAGTCCCCAAAATTGATGACTTTAAGACACTGGAGGTCCCTAATAGCCTAAACATGGATGAAATCACACAGACAGCCATTAATAAACAtctcttttaatcatattaagTATTAGAGTTGATACAGAGTTGCTCAAAATACCTCCGCCATGGCTATCGATCCTCTCTTAGTAAAAGTGTTGTCGTTGAGGTTGAGGACCTGAAGGTTTGGGTTGTGCTTTATGGCAGTGGCTAAAGCAGTGATACCAGGATGGTTGATTCCATTCTGTGGCATATGGACCTCCTCAAGACTGCCCAACaactgtttataaaaaaaagaacagagtCAAACAAAGCTAAATATACagtagaatatttacattttatggcaGTAGAGTATGtcattttttaagaattttgtcTGAAAGAATTCACcaagaaagtttaaaagaacaacatttatttgaaatcgaaATCCTTTGTAAAactttttactgtcacttttgatcaatgtaat from Onychostoma macrolepis isolate SWU-2019 chromosome 12, ASM1243209v1, whole genome shotgun sequence encodes:
- the rangap1b gene encoding ran GTPase-activating protein 1b, with the translated sequence MAFGDIAQITEALAKTHVGEVELSYKGRGLKLDNAESVKEMVQEIERCQGLQSLRLEGNTLGVDAAQAIAKSLEAKRELEQCHWSDLFTGRLRSEIPPALKSLGNALMTSGARLTHLDLSDNAFGPDGVKGIESLLKSTVCYTLRELRLNNCGMGIGGGMVLASALTECHKQSSAAGSPLRLKVFIAGRNRLENNGATALAKAFKLLGSLEEVHMPQNGINHPGITALATAIKHNPNLQVLNLNDNTFTKRGSIAMAEAIRDLQCLKVINFGDCLVRSEGAIAIAGTLREGLPFLRELNLSFGEICEAAAVVVAKAVQGKADLEKLDLNGNCFGEEGCEALREVMESMDMEHLLGSLSDDEGEPEDDDDSDDEEDEEEEDDDEEEEEDEEDTEKNGVNGTKDVIEEKEEPHCGSELTSFLISPSAEKLISLGAKRIQLIEQQVDVSDASKVSEVFLKISSVYKDETEVKQAIFESTDALLRKAFSNSHSQSYSFLLSLIVNLGLLKSEDKKIKKVAVLPGHLLALEHAAAQEFFPADQAGVLEEFVSRNGKVLESCCNARDALKTTLVKRTIA